The Agarilytica rhodophyticola genome has a window encoding:
- a CDS encoding MucB/RseB C-terminal domain-containing protein, whose protein sequence is MPALLRGFFLILPMFFGQYSTAQSEAPNVKQLLSNVAHAMRSTSYRGRLTYEHSGKLEVLEIAHSVIDGVEYERVFYLNGPDRAVVRQGRRPDCATHGGILLSGGRIQLSDGSLSKLETHYKFNLIGAERIAGRDSWMVQLAPKDQYRYSVILSIDMASYLPTKALFVGNDRKVLERLHFVSLETDVSFTPEDFERPLAGSYLAGEHNCSDGKALMKASSWQPTWTPPGFALSGYQYSAQDGHMETYTDGLASFSVFAKVIGDDDDNGNTPPISTNYKKGATVVMMRLISSESSKAVHVSVLGEIPSSAASRILSSIKATQL, encoded by the coding sequence ATGCCAGCCTTGTTACGAGGTTTCTTTTTAATACTGCCCATGTTCTTTGGGCAGTATTCCACCGCTCAATCTGAAGCCCCCAATGTTAAACAACTTCTCTCTAATGTTGCTCATGCTATGCGCAGTACTAGCTATCGTGGTCGTCTGACATATGAGCACTCCGGCAAGCTGGAAGTATTAGAAATTGCGCACAGTGTTATCGATGGTGTCGAATATGAGCGGGTGTTCTACTTAAATGGGCCCGACCGTGCGGTTGTGAGACAAGGACGCCGTCCTGACTGTGCAACTCATGGGGGAATTCTTCTCAGTGGCGGGCGTATTCAGCTGTCTGATGGCTCTTTGTCGAAATTGGAGACCCATTATAAATTTAATTTGATTGGCGCTGAACGTATTGCTGGCCGCGATTCTTGGATGGTGCAGTTGGCGCCGAAAGACCAGTATCGATACAGTGTTATCTTATCTATTGATATGGCTTCTTATCTGCCGACAAAGGCATTATTTGTCGGTAATGACAGAAAAGTACTCGAACGTTTGCATTTTGTTTCCCTTGAAACTGATGTAAGTTTTACACCGGAAGATTTCGAGCGACCATTGGCAGGATCTTATCTGGCTGGTGAGCACAATTGCAGTGATGGGAAGGCCTTGATGAAGGCATCCAGTTGGCAGCCTACTTGGACTCCTCCAGGTTTTGCACTTTCTGGATATCAGTATTCTGCTCAAGATGGTCATATGGAAACCTATACCGATGGTTTGGCCTCATTTTCTGTATTTGCTAAAGTCATTGGGGATGACGATGACAATGGCAATACCCCGCCGATATCTACTAATTACAAAAAGGGCGCTACGGTTGTTATGATGCGCTTGATTTCTTCTGAGTCCTCTAAAGCTGTGCATGTCTCAGTATTGGGGGAAATTCCGAGCAGCGCTGCCAGCCGCATTTTATCCTCCATAAAAGCGACACAGCTTTAA
- the lepA gene encoding translation elongation factor 4, translating to MTDKIDNIRNFSIIAHIDHGKSTLADRFIQYCGGLEAREMEAQVLDSMDIERERGITIKAQSVTLDYKAKDGNVYQLNFIDTPGHVDFSYEVSRSLAACEGALLVVDAAQGVEAQSVANCYTAIEQGLEVIPILNKMDLPQAEPDRVAQEIEDIIGIDATDAVHCSAKSGLGIEDVLERLVEAVPAPAGDAEAPLQALIIDSWFDNYLGVVSLVRVTQGTLKTKDKIISKSIGKSHIVDIVGVFTPKRHDTGILKAGEVGFVVAGIKDIHGAPVGDTLCHTSTPEVTALPGFQKVKPQVYAGLFPISSDDYESFREALAKLTLNDASLFYEPESSDALGFGFRCGFLGMLHMEIIQERLEREYNLDLITTAPTVIYEVETKNGEVVSVDNPSKLPDLGIIEEMREPIVEANILVPQDYLGAVITLCVEKRGVQKDIVYLGSQVSVKYELPMNEVVMDFFDRLKSVSRGFASLDYSFVKFEAARLVRLDVLINGEKVDALALIVHRDNAQFKGRALAEKMKELIPRQMFDVAIQAAIGGQVVARTTVKALRKNVTAKCYGGDITRKKKLLEKQKAGKKRMKQVGSVEIPQEAFLAVLKVDN from the coding sequence TTGACAGATAAAATCGACAACATTAGAAATTTTTCCATTATTGCCCACATCGACCATGGTAAGTCTACCCTGGCCGATCGTTTTATCCAGTATTGTGGTGGTCTTGAAGCACGTGAGATGGAAGCACAAGTGTTAGACTCAATGGATATTGAGCGTGAGCGCGGCATTACTATTAAAGCGCAGAGTGTCACCCTCGATTACAAAGCCAAAGACGGCAATGTCTATCAACTCAACTTTATCGATACGCCGGGTCACGTAGACTTTTCCTATGAAGTATCTCGCTCTTTAGCTGCTTGTGAAGGTGCGCTTCTGGTTGTGGATGCAGCACAGGGAGTAGAAGCTCAGTCGGTAGCCAATTGTTATACGGCTATTGAGCAAGGCTTGGAAGTGATTCCTATTTTAAACAAAATGGATTTGCCGCAGGCAGAGCCAGACCGGGTAGCACAAGAGATTGAAGATATTATCGGTATAGACGCTACTGATGCTGTTCATTGTAGTGCCAAATCGGGCCTTGGAATTGAAGACGTATTAGAGCGCCTAGTAGAAGCTGTACCAGCTCCTGCAGGTGATGCAGAAGCGCCTCTGCAAGCCCTTATTATTGACTCTTGGTTTGACAACTATCTTGGTGTTGTCTCTCTAGTGCGCGTCACTCAGGGGACGCTAAAAACTAAAGACAAAATTATTTCCAAATCTATTGGCAAGAGTCATATTGTGGATATTGTCGGTGTGTTCACCCCTAAACGCCATGACACTGGTATTCTCAAAGCCGGTGAGGTGGGTTTTGTTGTTGCTGGTATTAAGGATATTCATGGCGCTCCTGTAGGCGATACCCTTTGCCATACTTCCACTCCTGAAGTTACTGCACTTCCTGGCTTTCAGAAAGTTAAACCACAGGTTTATGCTGGCCTTTTCCCCATTAGCTCAGATGACTATGAGTCTTTTCGAGAAGCACTAGCCAAACTCACCCTCAATGATGCATCGTTATTCTATGAGCCAGAAAGCTCCGATGCTTTGGGCTTTGGTTTCCGCTGCGGTTTTTTGGGTATGCTACACATGGAAATTATCCAGGAGCGTCTGGAGCGGGAATACAACCTTGATTTGATCACTACAGCACCGACGGTGATATATGAAGTTGAAACCAAAAACGGTGAAGTAGTCTCGGTGGATAACCCCTCCAAACTGCCGGATTTAGGCATTATCGAAGAGATGCGCGAGCCGATTGTGGAAGCCAATATTCTGGTACCGCAAGACTACTTAGGTGCGGTGATCACCCTTTGTGTTGAAAAGCGTGGTGTTCAAAAAGATATTGTGTATTTGGGGTCTCAAGTCTCAGTGAAATATGAGCTTCCTATGAACGAAGTGGTGATGGATTTCTTTGACCGCTTGAAATCTGTTAGTCGCGGGTTTGCTTCATTGGACTATAGCTTTGTAAAATTTGAAGCAGCACGTCTAGTAAGATTGGATGTGCTTATAAACGGTGAAAAGGTAGATGCTCTAGCGTTGATTGTTCACCGCGACAATGCCCAATTTAAGGGGCGTGCTTTGGCTGAAAAGATGAAGGAATTGATTCCAAGGCAGATGTTCGATGTTGCAATTCAAGCCGCTATTGGTGGTCAGGTTGTAGCACGAACAACAGTTAAAGCATTGAGAAAGAACGTTACCGCCAAGTGTTATGGTGGTGATATTACTCGTAAGAAAAAGCTTTTAGAGAAGCAGAAAGCGGGTAAAAAACGTATGAAGCAAGTGGGCAGTGTGGAAATACCTCAAGAGGCTTTCCTGGCTGTGTTAAAAGTTGATAATTAG
- the lepB gene encoding signal peptidase I produces the protein MDINLPLILFLAVASTGVIWLVDLVLWQRKRQLAINAVDAEFASLSETERNENQKYQVAMEAVATEPAIVEYSKSFFPVLLLVFVFRSFIVEPFQIPSESMYPTLKVGDFILVNKFSYGIRLPLIRNKVVDIDDPKRGDVMVFFPPHEDRYFIKRVIGLPGDTVRYRANTLYINGKEMPQTAVAGNTKLDRECINKYGQNVVVDEHFGDRSHKMRKCESETSNASDQEWVVPAGHYFMMGDNRDNSFDSRFWGPVPEERIVGKAFAIWMHWERILSIPSFSRVGTI, from the coding sequence ATGGATATTAATCTACCTTTAATCTTATTTTTAGCTGTAGCCTCCACAGGTGTCATTTGGCTGGTTGATTTGGTGTTATGGCAGCGCAAGCGCCAGCTAGCGATCAACGCGGTCGATGCAGAATTTGCATCTTTGTCAGAAACTGAGCGCAATGAAAATCAAAAATATCAAGTGGCGATGGAAGCGGTGGCAACGGAACCGGCTATTGTCGAATATTCGAAATCGTTTTTCCCCGTGCTGTTACTGGTTTTTGTCTTCCGTTCATTTATTGTTGAGCCTTTTCAAATTCCTTCTGAATCTATGTATCCCACTTTAAAAGTTGGCGACTTTATTCTGGTGAACAAATTCTCCTATGGTATTCGCTTGCCTCTCATTCGCAATAAGGTTGTGGATATAGACGATCCAAAGAGAGGTGATGTGATGGTATTTTTTCCGCCTCATGAGGATCGATATTTTATTAAACGTGTTATTGGTTTGCCTGGAGACACGGTTCGCTATCGGGCCAATACTCTGTATATTAATGGTAAAGAAATGCCGCAAACAGCGGTTGCAGGGAATACTAAACTCGACCGCGAATGCATTAATAAATACGGTCAAAATGTTGTTGTTGATGAGCATTTTGGTGATCGCTCGCACAAGATGCGCAAATGTGAGTCTGAGACATCCAATGCTTCAGATCAAGAATGGGTGGTGCCGGCGGGCCATTACTTCATGATGGGCGACAATCGCGATAATAGCTTCGACAGCCGGTTCTGGGGGCCTGTGCCTGAAGAGCGAATTGTAGGTAAAGCTTTTGCTATCTGGATGCATTGGGAGAGGATATTAAGTATTCCTAGCTTTTCTCGTGTAGGCACGATATAA
- the rpoE gene encoding RNA polymerase sigma factor RpoE: MTAQPAQDTDHELVKRVQKGDKRAFDLLVLKYQHKIISIIGRYIKDSSEVYDVAQEAFIKAYRAIGNFRGDSAFYTWIYRIAINTAKNHLVSRGRRPPASGVEVEEAEYYSGNEQLRDLASPEGQLMRDQLEGVINRAIRDLPEDLRTAVTLREMEGLSYEEIAAVMDCPVGTVRSRIFRAREAIEKQMTEIS, translated from the coding sequence ATGACGGCGCAACCGGCGCAAGATACGGATCATGAGTTAGTTAAGCGAGTACAAAAAGGGGACAAACGTGCGTTTGATCTTTTGGTTCTCAAATATCAACACAAGATCATTTCTATTATTGGCCGCTATATTAAAGATTCGTCTGAAGTTTACGATGTGGCTCAAGAAGCTTTTATCAAAGCTTATCGGGCTATCGGTAATTTTCGCGGCGATAGTGCTTTTTATACGTGGATCTATCGCATTGCGATTAACACTGCGAAAAATCATTTGGTTTCTCGAGGGCGACGTCCTCCTGCTAGTGGTGTTGAAGTAGAGGAGGCCGAATACTACTCTGGTAATGAGCAGTTGAGAGATTTGGCTTCGCCGGAAGGTCAGCTAATGCGCGATCAACTAGAAGGGGTGATCAACCGAGCTATTCGCGATTTGCCAGAAGATTTACGAACTGCGGTAACACTTCGGGAAATGGAAGGTCTTAGCTATGAAGAAATCGCGGCAGTCATGGATTGCCCGGTGGGAACCGTGCGTTCAAGAATTTTTCGTGCGCGCGAGGCCATTGAAAAGCAAATGACGGAAATTTCTTAG
- a CDS encoding Do family serine endopeptidase, translated as MIRVSVFATIFLFLLTINSAQAARGLPDFTDLIEKTSPAVVKINTTTKSQRGNLQLPQGQEIPDIFRRFFEPRGELPERNLHSMGSGFFISADGYLLTNNHVIENADEVVVRLTDRREYDAVVVGVDPLSDLALLKVEEKGLPFLKLADGDSLKVGEWVVAIGSPFGLDFSASAGIVSAKGRSIPNGSNGNYVPFIQTDVAINPGNSGGPLFNMDGQVVGVNSQIYTRSGGSIGLSFAIPSSMAINVVKQLKKKGRVDRGWLGVVIQEVDKDLANSFGLKNPRGALIASMEEDGPAASSGLRAGDIIIRFGDDEIIESADLPHAVGITAPGEKVSVIVMREGKRREIMVKVGTRGGEVDLASTSSGDSKPKSGANGRLGISVAKVESAELKRLGIKGGVSVVEVDADGPVGKAGVKVGDVIAQLGFEEITSVKNFEKIVKDLPSGSLLPIRFFSNGLPVFRTITLE; from the coding sequence ATGATACGCGTTTCAGTATTTGCGACGATTTTTTTATTTTTGTTAACAATAAACTCTGCTCAAGCTGCCAGAGGTCTGCCGGATTTTACTGATCTAATTGAGAAGACCTCGCCTGCTGTGGTGAAAATTAACACAACAACCAAATCCCAAAGAGGCAATTTGCAGCTGCCACAGGGACAAGAAATCCCCGATATTTTTCGTCGCTTCTTTGAACCTCGTGGAGAATTGCCTGAACGCAACCTTCACTCTATGGGGTCCGGCTTTTTTATATCTGCAGATGGATATTTACTGACCAACAATCATGTGATTGAAAATGCCGATGAAGTTGTTGTGCGTCTAACTGATCGTCGAGAGTATGACGCGGTAGTGGTGGGTGTTGACCCTCTATCGGATCTCGCGCTTCTTAAAGTAGAAGAAAAAGGTCTGCCATTTTTAAAGCTTGCTGATGGTGACTCTTTGAAAGTAGGCGAATGGGTGGTGGCTATAGGTTCTCCTTTTGGTTTGGACTTCTCTGCTAGTGCAGGCATTGTCAGTGCGAAAGGTAGAAGCATCCCCAACGGTTCTAACGGTAATTATGTGCCTTTTATCCAAACAGATGTGGCGATTAACCCCGGTAATTCCGGCGGTCCCTTATTCAATATGGATGGCCAAGTAGTTGGTGTTAACTCTCAAATTTATACGCGTTCTGGCGGCTCGATAGGTCTATCTTTTGCGATTCCATCGAGTATGGCTATTAATGTTGTCAAGCAGCTTAAAAAGAAAGGGCGTGTGGATCGAGGTTGGTTGGGCGTTGTTATTCAAGAAGTGGATAAAGACCTGGCTAACTCTTTTGGTCTGAAGAACCCTCGTGGTGCTCTAATTGCCTCAATGGAAGAAGATGGGCCTGCTGCATCTTCTGGCTTAAGGGCGGGCGATATTATTATTCGCTTTGGCGATGATGAAATTATTGAGAGTGCTGATCTGCCTCACGCTGTGGGGATTACTGCGCCAGGTGAAAAAGTGAGTGTCATCGTTATGCGCGAAGGGAAGCGTAGAGAAATTATGGTTAAAGTTGGAACCCGTGGCGGCGAAGTCGATCTTGCTAGTACGTCTTCAGGTGATTCTAAGCCTAAGAGTGGTGCTAATGGCCGCTTGGGTATTTCTGTTGCTAAGGTGGAATCTGCTGAGCTTAAGCGTTTGGGTATCAAAGGTGGCGTTAGTGTCGTAGAAGTGGATGCGGATGGACCTGTTGGCAAGGCAGGGGTTAAAGTCGGCGATGTTATTGCTCAGTTGGGTTTCGAAGAAATTACTAGCGTCAAAAACTTTGAAAAAATCGTCAAAGACTTGCCTTCTGGCAGTCTTTTACCAATACGATTTTTCAGCAACGGCCTGCCGGTATTTAGAACCATTACTTTAGAATAA
- a CDS encoding SoxR reducing system RseC family protein, translating into MLKETGRVVAVEDDGLWVETLKQSTCGACAARHGCGQKLLMTADKSSNMTFIKALFEGQSRSHDWTVGDNAILGISENALVWAALIAYGIPLLFMIIGAYAGTNLGSGGSHELMSAVGALSGLLVGGLSVRIHQRFSRKKSFYQAYVIGKALASDA; encoded by the coding sequence GTGTTGAAAGAGACAGGTCGAGTTGTTGCCGTCGAGGATGATGGTCTTTGGGTAGAAACATTAAAACAATCTACCTGTGGCGCTTGTGCAGCGAGGCATGGCTGTGGGCAAAAACTCCTTATGACAGCCGACAAATCTTCTAATATGACTTTCATTAAAGCTTTATTTGAGGGCCAATCACGAAGCCACGATTGGACTGTGGGTGATAATGCAATTTTGGGTATTAGTGAAAATGCTTTAGTATGGGCTGCACTCATTGCCTACGGTATACCGCTGCTATTTATGATAATCGGCGCTTATGCGGGAACCAATTTAGGGTCTGGCGGCTCTCATGAACTGATGTCTGCTGTTGGTGCCTTATCTGGACTTTTAGTAGGTGGTCTAAGTGTGAGAATCCATCAGCGCTTTTCACGAAAAAAATCTTTTTATCAGGCTTATGTTATCGGTAAAGCGCTAGCTTCCGACGCATAG
- a CDS encoding sigma-E factor negative regulatory protein, translated as MTQTSSSTLKESISALVDGESNDLDLQRVLKAMDSDDEARKSWSNYHAIGAVMRSEAQVDMSIDLSAAISEAIADETPEKVVNTYGGMGRLWSGLGKTAIAATVAFGMVFSVQQFSGEAEVDNTIAAGQADEASNDAVNGAVVPQGFELPPLSARTVSTNTFAPKSNLPRSSVKFVPQGTVVLNSKSEFQEQVNRLMYKHAEQNSSSSAMGVIPFARVSELNEEEKGQ; from the coding sequence ATGACTCAAACTTCAAGTTCAACGCTTAAAGAATCCATTTCAGCATTGGTTGATGGTGAAAGTAACGATCTAGATCTACAGCGCGTATTAAAAGCTATGGATAGTGATGATGAAGCCAGGAAGAGCTGGTCTAATTATCACGCTATCGGTGCAGTTATGAGAAGCGAAGCACAGGTGGATATGTCAATTGATTTATCTGCTGCGATTAGTGAAGCTATCGCTGATGAAACACCTGAGAAAGTTGTCAACACTTACGGTGGTATGGGGCGTTTGTGGAGTGGACTTGGTAAAACAGCTATCGCTGCGACCGTTGCCTTTGGTATGGTCTTTTCTGTACAGCAGTTTTCCGGTGAAGCGGAAGTTGATAACACCATCGCAGCTGGCCAAGCAGATGAAGCTAGTAACGATGCCGTCAATGGTGCTGTTGTGCCTCAAGGTTTTGAATTGCCACCTCTGTCAGCCAGAACTGTCAGTACCAATACTTTTGCTCCGAAATCGAATCTGCCTCGCTCTTCAGTGAAGTTTGTTCCTCAAGGAACCGTAGTGTTGAACAGTAAGAGCGAGTTCCAAGAGCAAGTAAATCGGCTTATGTATAAGCATGCAGAACAGAATTCTTCTTCTAGTGCTATGGGAGTGATTCCTTTCGCTAGAGTTTCCGAGCTAAATGAAGAGGAAAAGGGTCAATAA